One segment of uncultured Tolumonas sp. DNA contains the following:
- a CDS encoding class I SAM-dependent methyltransferase, translating to MKPAKINREIIAPENWSELPMGDWLAMEIQHKLDEWCQFMFGYHLLKLGPLSSQLSCSTSTIRHQCALGAEGASLGIIADIGELPIRTGSIDACLLAHTLDFSNDPHQILREVERVLTPDGWIIISGFNPYSLVGLGKLLPHLRRRLPWSAQMFSPERVLDWLHLLGFEVVHLEGFAYSALSRRSRIHCWRENTARRCGYRFASTYMLAARKRTLPLTRIREVAWLKRPVMVGGMARLKNQTRTQR from the coding sequence GTGAAACCAGCAAAAATAAACCGGGAAATCATTGCACCAGAGAATTGGAGCGAATTGCCGATGGGTGATTGGCTGGCAATGGAAATCCAGCATAAGCTCGATGAATGGTGTCAGTTTATGTTCGGCTATCATCTTTTGAAACTGGGGCCATTGAGCAGTCAGCTGTCATGTTCTACGTCAACTATTCGCCATCAGTGTGCATTAGGTGCAGAAGGGGCTTCTCTTGGTATTATCGCTGATATTGGCGAATTACCTATTCGAACGGGCAGCATTGATGCCTGTTTGCTGGCGCATACACTTGATTTCAGTAATGATCCGCACCAAATATTACGTGAAGTTGAACGAGTATTAACCCCTGATGGTTGGATCATCATCAGTGGTTTTAATCCATATAGCTTGGTTGGCTTAGGAAAGCTACTGCCTCACCTACGCCGTCGGCTGCCGTGGTCTGCACAAATGTTTTCACCGGAGCGAGTGCTCGACTGGTTGCATTTGCTTGGTTTTGAGGTGGTGCACCTGGAAGGGTTTGCTTATTCAGCACTTTCGCGCCGCAGCCGAATTCATTGCTGGCGGGAAAATACCGCCCGCCGGTGTGGTTATCGGTTTGCATCGACCTATATGCTCGCGGCCCGAAAACGGACTCTTCCGTTAACCCGGATCCGCGAGGTAGCGTGGCTTAAACGTCCGGTGATGGTGGGTGGTATGGCCAGACTAAAAAATCAGACCCGGACGCAGCGTTAG
- the rnhA gene encoding ribonuclease HI — protein sequence MLKQITLYTDGSCLGNPGPGGYAAVLIYKQHRKELAQGYELTTNNRMELMAAIAGLQSLSEPCQVKLTTDSQYVRQGITQWIHGWKKKGWKTANREPVKNVDLWLLLDSEIQRHDVEWFWVKGHSGHPENERCDELARNAALAADSRLIDSGYPS from the coding sequence ATGCTAAAACAGATAACTCTCTATACCGATGGCTCATGTCTCGGCAACCCTGGCCCTGGCGGTTATGCCGCTGTTTTGATCTATAAACAACACCGTAAAGAATTAGCTCAAGGTTACGAGCTGACCACGAATAACCGCATGGAGTTAATGGCCGCGATTGCTGGTTTACAGTCGTTGAGTGAACCCTGCCAGGTCAAACTGACGACTGATAGCCAATATGTTCGTCAAGGTATTACCCAGTGGATCCATGGCTGGAAGAAGAAAGGCTGGAAAACCGCGAACCGAGAACCAGTTAAGAATGTAGACTTATGGTTACTGCTCGACAGCGAAATTCAACGTCATGATGTGGAATGGTTTTGGGTTAAAGGGCACTCAGGTCACCCAGAAAATGAGCGCTGTGATGAACTGGCACGCAATGCCGCTCTCGCAGCAGATAGTCGTCTGATTGATTCCGGCTACCCGTCATAA
- the dnaQ gene encoding DNA polymerase III subunit epsilon, translating into MNPMQTNRYVILDTETTGMNQSGGPVYIGHRIIEIGCVEVINRRLTGNHYHVYIKPDRLVDEEAIRVHGITDAFLADKPPFAAIAQEFRDFIRGAELVIHNAAFDVGFINHEFEKLGWTERVKDICGVTDSLALARGQFPGKRNSLDALCTRFGIDNSHRTLHGALLDAEILADVYLLMTGGQTRLELHNTVNDNSSGSSASAQQLKMLQRNGSLKVLRASDDELAAHEKRLDLVVKKGGSCLWRPEQE; encoded by the coding sequence ATGAACCCAATGCAAACGAATCGCTACGTAATTCTAGATACTGAAACTACGGGCATGAACCAGAGCGGTGGCCCGGTTTATATCGGTCATCGCATCATTGAAATCGGTTGCGTGGAGGTGATAAACCGCCGTTTAACTGGAAATCATTACCATGTTTATATCAAACCAGATCGTTTGGTAGATGAAGAAGCGATCCGCGTGCATGGTATTACCGATGCTTTCCTTGCGGATAAGCCGCCGTTTGCGGCTATTGCACAAGAATTCCGGGATTTTATTCGCGGTGCGGAATTAGTCATTCATAACGCCGCGTTCGACGTTGGCTTTATCAATCATGAATTTGAGAAGCTGGGCTGGACGGAGCGGGTTAAAGACATCTGTGGGGTTACGGATTCGCTGGCATTGGCGCGAGGGCAGTTCCCCGGCAAGCGTAACAGTTTGGATGCGTTATGTACGCGTTTTGGGATCGATAACTCGCACCGTACTTTGCACGGCGCGTTATTGGACGCCGAAATTCTGGCCGATGTCTATTTATTGATGACGGGTGGCCAGACGCGACTGGAGTTACACAACACAGTCAATGATAATAGTTCTGGTTCATCTGCATCAGCTCAGCAGTTAAAAATGCTGCAGCGGAATGGTTCGTTGAAAGTTTTACGTGCGTCAGATGATGAATTAGCGGCACATGAAAAAAGATTAGATCTGGTTGTTAAAAAAGGCGGTAGTTGTCTGTGGCGACCAGAACAAGAATAA
- the lpcA gene encoding D-sedoheptulose 7-phosphate isomerase — translation MYQEIIKQELVTAQQALADFIADAENINAIEQAAKLIAASLRDGGKVMSCGNGGSHCDAMHFAEELTGRYREDRPGYAGIAISDPSHLSCVSNDYGYQYVFSRYLEAVGRSGDVMLGISTSGNSGNIITAIESAKKKGIKVVTLTGKDGGKMAGMADVEIRVPYFGYADRIQEIHIKVIHILIMLIEKELAV, via the coding sequence ATGTATCAGGAAATTATTAAGCAGGAATTGGTAACCGCACAGCAGGCTCTGGCCGATTTTATTGCTGATGCTGAAAATATTAATGCTATTGAACAAGCGGCAAAACTAATTGCCGCATCGCTGCGTGACGGCGGTAAAGTCATGTCATGCGGCAATGGTGGCTCGCACTGTGATGCCATGCATTTTGCCGAAGAGTTGACAGGCCGTTACCGTGAAGACCGTCCGGGCTATGCCGGCATCGCCATTTCTGATCCGAGCCATTTATCTTGTGTTTCTAATGACTATGGTTATCAGTATGTATTTTCCCGTTATCTGGAAGCGGTTGGTCGCTCGGGTGATGTGATGCTGGGTATTTCGACCAGCGGTAATTCCGGAAATATTATTACAGCCATTGAGTCGGCTAAAAAGAAAGGCATTAAAGTTGTGACCTTAACCGGCAAGGACGGCGGTAAAATGGCTGGCATGGCGGATGTGGAAATTCGCGTCCCGTATTTTGGGTATGCGGATCGTATTCAAGAGATCCATATTAAAGTTATCCATATTTTGATCATGTTGATTGAAAAAGAGTTGGCTGTCTGA
- a CDS encoding class II glutamine amidotransferase has protein sequence MCELLGMSANVPTDICFSFSGLVQRGGRTGPHVDGWGITFYEGKGCRTFKDPVACAQSQIAKLVQEYPIKSCAVVSHIRQANRGSVALENTHPFTRELWGRYWTFAHNGQLTGYESLDVGRFVPVGQTDSEKSFCWLLNQLEKKFPFFPEQPEALFQFLATLCNELMQLGVFNMLLSDGEYLITYCTTNLHCITRRAPFGQAKLIDDDVTIDFQQETTPNDVVTVIATQPLTNNEQWQKMARGELKVFRFGEKLFAITTEEKEQGA, from the coding sequence GTGTGCGAATTATTGGGTATGAGTGCGAATGTTCCCACTGATATCTGCTTTAGTTTCAGTGGATTAGTGCAACGTGGTGGGCGTACTGGCCCGCATGTTGATGGTTGGGGCATTACTTTCTATGAAGGGAAGGGCTGCCGTACTTTTAAAGATCCCGTAGCTTGTGCGCAGTCTCAAATTGCTAAGTTAGTTCAGGAATATCCAATTAAAAGTTGTGCTGTGGTGAGTCATATCCGGCAGGCGAATCGTGGCAGTGTGGCATTAGAAAATACTCACCCATTTACGCGAGAATTATGGGGGCGCTATTGGACCTTTGCGCACAATGGGCAACTGACGGGTTATGAATCACTGGATGTAGGGCGTTTTGTGCCAGTAGGCCAAACAGACAGTGAAAAATCGTTTTGTTGGTTGTTAAACCAACTAGAGAAAAAATTCCCATTTTTTCCAGAACAACCGGAAGCACTATTTCAGTTTCTGGCAACCTTGTGTAATGAACTGATGCAGCTTGGTGTGTTTAATATGCTGTTATCTGATGGCGAATATTTGATCACCTATTGCACCACCAATCTTCATTGTATTACTCGTCGAGCGCCGTTTGGGCAGGCTAAGTTAATCGATGACGATGTTACCATCGATTTTCAGCAGGAAACGACACCGAACGATGTAGTTACCGTAATTGCGACTCAGCCGCTGACGAATAATGAGCAGTGGCAGAAAATGGCGCGTGGTGAACTGAAGGTTTTCCGCTTTGGTGAGAAGTTATTTGCTATTACGACTGAAGAAAAAGAACAGGGAGCTTAA
- the purN gene encoding phosphoribosylglycinamide formyltransferase, with protein MNLVVLISGTGSNLQAVIDACKSGKIHGRVAAVISNRADAYGLQRANAADIHTAVISNQDYADRTQYDAVLMTEIDRHQPDLIVMAGFMRILTPAFVNHYAGRMLNIHPSLLPKYQGLHTHQKAIDAGDSEHGASVHFVTEELDGGPVILQAKVPVFADDTAEELAQRVHVQEHQIYPLVINWFCQQRLVMKEGKAWLDGECLPVSGYASDDDGAGQTE; from the coding sequence ATGAATCTGGTTGTTCTGATTTCTGGAACAGGAAGCAACTTGCAGGCGGTCATTGACGCCTGCAAGTCAGGCAAAATTCATGGCCGTGTCGCAGCTGTTATCAGTAACCGCGCAGATGCTTATGGTCTGCAACGTGCCAATGCTGCTGATATCCATACCGCCGTCATTTCTAATCAGGATTATGCTGATCGGACACAATATGATGCGGTGTTGATGACAGAGATTGATCGTCACCAGCCCGATCTGATTGTTATGGCCGGTTTTATGCGGATCTTAACGCCTGCTTTTGTGAATCACTATGCCGGACGCATGTTGAATATTCATCCGTCGTTGCTGCCTAAATACCAAGGTTTGCATACGCATCAGAAAGCCATTGATGCCGGTGACAGTGAACATGGTGCCAGTGTGCATTTCGTCACAGAAGAACTCGATGGTGGCCCTGTGATCCTGCAAGCCAAAGTTCCTGTCTTTGCGGATGATACGGCTGAAGAGTTAGCACAACGCGTGCATGTGCAGGAACATCAGATCTATCCATTAGTGATCAACTGGTTTTGTCAGCAACGTTTAGTCATGAAAGAAGGTAAAGCTTGGCTGGATGGCGAATGCCTTCCGGTATCAGGTTATGCCAGTGACGATGATGGTGCAGGGCAAACAGAGTAA
- the purM gene encoding phosphoribosylformylglycinamidine cyclo-ligase, whose amino-acid sequence MTDKTSLSYKDAGVDIDAGNALVERIKGVAKRTRRPEVMGGLGGFGALCRIPAGYREPILVSGTDGVGTKLRLAIDLKKHDTVGIDLVAMCVNDLIVQGAEPLFFLDYYATGKLDVDTAAAVVTGIGAGCEQSNCALVGGETAEMPGMYEGEDYDMAGFCVGVVEASEIIDGSKVAAGDALIALASSGPHSNGFSLIRKILEVSKADVQQPLGDSTLANALLAPTRIYVKPVLKLLKECEIHALSHITGGGFWENIPRVLPENTKAVIDGSSWQWPEVFNWLQKSGNVETYEMYRTFNCGVGMIIALPQDQVDAALALLKAEGENAWLIGQIEQATAGEKQVEIN is encoded by the coding sequence GTGACTGACAAGACTTCACTGAGCTACAAGGACGCTGGCGTTGATATCGATGCAGGTAATGCCCTGGTTGAGCGTATCAAAGGCGTTGCCAAACGCACCCGTCGTCCTGAAGTAATGGGCGGATTAGGTGGTTTTGGTGCTCTGTGCCGCATTCCGGCTGGTTATCGCGAACCTATTCTGGTTTCTGGTACTGATGGTGTTGGCACTAAATTGCGTCTGGCGATCGATCTGAAAAAACACGATACCGTTGGTATTGATCTGGTTGCAATGTGTGTGAACGACCTGATCGTTCAAGGTGCAGAACCACTGTTCTTCTTGGATTACTATGCAACCGGTAAATTGGACGTCGATACCGCTGCTGCAGTAGTAACCGGTATTGGTGCCGGTTGTGAACAATCTAACTGTGCATTAGTCGGTGGTGAAACTGCTGAAATGCCAGGTATGTACGAAGGTGAAGACTACGACATGGCTGGTTTCTGCGTCGGCGTGGTTGAAGCATCAGAAATCATTGACGGTTCGAAAGTTGCTGCTGGTGATGCGCTGATTGCGCTGGCTTCTTCTGGCCCACACTCTAACGGTTTCTCTTTGATCCGTAAGATTCTGGAAGTAAGCAAAGCTGACGTACAACAACCATTGGGCGACTCGACACTGGCTAACGCGCTGCTGGCACCAACCCGCATCTATGTTAAACCTGTGCTGAAACTGCTGAAAGAGTGTGAAATTCACGCACTGTCACACATCACTGGTGGTGGTTTCTGGGAAAACATCCCGCGCGTATTGCCAGAAAACACCAAAGCCGTGATCGACGGTAGCAGCTGGCAATGGCCAGAAGTATTCAACTGGCTGCAAAAAAGCGGCAACGTTGAAACTTACGAAATGTACCGCACCTTCAACTGTGGCGTTGGCATGATCATCGCGTTGCCACAAGATCAAGTTGATGCTGCACTGGCATTGCTGAAAGCCGAAGGTGAAAACGCTTGGTTGATCGGTCAGATCGAACAAGCCACTGCCGGTGAAAAACAGGTAGAAATTAACTAA
- the upp gene encoding uracil phosphoribosyltransferase: MKVVEVKHPLVKHKLGLMREADISTKRFRELAKEVGSLLTYEATADFETEKVTIDGWNGPVEVDQIKGKKVTVVPILRAGLGMMDGVLEHMPSARVSVVGIYRDEETLKPVPYFQKIVSNIDERLALIVDPMLATGGSMIATIDLLKEKGCKQIKVIILVAAPEGLAALQAAHDDVEVYCASIDQGLNEKGYIIPGLGDAGDKIFGTK, translated from the coding sequence ATGAAAGTTGTCGAGGTTAAACACCCGCTGGTTAAACACAAACTGGGTCTGATGCGTGAAGCTGATATCAGTACAAAACGTTTCCGCGAACTGGCCAAAGAAGTGGGCAGCCTGCTGACATATGAAGCTACCGCTGATTTTGAAACTGAAAAGGTAACCATTGATGGTTGGAATGGTCCGGTAGAAGTGGATCAGATCAAAGGGAAAAAGGTCACGGTAGTGCCTATTCTGCGTGCTGGTTTGGGCATGATGGATGGTGTTCTGGAACATATGCCAAGTGCACGTGTGAGTGTAGTCGGTATTTATCGAGACGAAGAAACACTGAAACCTGTCCCTTATTTCCAGAAAATTGTCAGCAATATTGATGAGCGTTTGGCGTTGATCGTTGATCCAATGCTGGCGACCGGTGGTTCCATGATCGCAACCATCGATTTGTTAAAAGAGAAAGGCTGCAAACAGATCAAAGTTATTATTCTGGTGGCTGCACCAGAAGGGCTGGCGGCATTACAAGCTGCTCACGATGATGTAGAAGTCTATTGTGCTTCTATCGACCAAGGCTTGAATGAAAAAGGTTATATCATTCCTGGTCTGGGTGACGCAGGCGATAAAATTTTCGGAACCAAATAA
- a CDS encoding DUF2066 domain-containing protein — MPERILCWLVDSAVKEQIVPDDKSTRWPQLFNYQGSVSYRFIFPIMDLDDATQIQPATIENAFMSPLLLVSRRYDADKLLLGQLHQQNGEWTLDWQLHDARNEGAALIRGQARGMQNQLASQVVAALEAYVQERNSVTVKNVAVENTRDQSRQVEPVLTFAGTEATAGQQSSSFQFN; from the coding sequence ATGCCAGAACGTATTCTTTGTTGGTTGGTCGATAGCGCGGTGAAAGAACAGATAGTGCCGGACGATAAATCGACGCGTTGGCCACAACTGTTCAATTATCAAGGCTCTGTGAGTTACCGCTTTATTTTTCCCATTATGGATCTGGATGATGCAACTCAGATCCAACCTGCGACCATTGAAAATGCCTTCATGTCACCGTTATTGCTGGTTAGCCGGCGCTACGATGCGGATAAATTGCTATTAGGGCAGTTACATCAGCAAAATGGTGAATGGACATTAGATTGGCAACTGCATGATGCCCGAAATGAAGGTGCCGCGCTTATCCGTGGCCAAGCTCGGGGAATGCAAAATCAGCTCGCCAGTCAGGTGGTTGCTGCGTTAGAAGCTTATGTACAAGAGCGTAATTCGGTTACTGTAAAAAATGTTGCTGTGGAAAATACACGAGATCAGTCTCGTCAGGTTGAGCCTGTGCTTACGTTCGCCGGAACTGAAGCCACAGCAGGGCAGCAATCTTCTTCTTTTCAGTTTAATTAA
- the hda gene encoding DnaA inactivator Hda — MLQSTQLSLAVQLPDDETFASFYPGSNAQLITTLKNAAIGEGVPLLYFWGCRGSGRSHLLHATCAEINGNGESAVYIPLDRHEQYSPDILEGMERMPLLCLDNLDAVAGNQLWEESLFNLFNRWKETSRGSLIMSATTAPRKLGLCLPDLASRLDWGVSFQLHELDDEGKLGALQLRAALRGFKLPVDVGRFLLNRLSRDMRTLLQALDTLDNASLHAQRKLTIPFIKEVLEL; from the coding sequence ATGCTGCAATCAACCCAACTTTCACTGGCTGTGCAATTACCTGATGATGAAACGTTTGCCAGTTTTTATCCTGGCAGCAATGCTCAGCTTATCACTACCTTGAAGAATGCAGCTATCGGTGAGGGCGTGCCATTACTCTATTTTTGGGGTTGTCGTGGCTCAGGGCGTTCGCATCTATTACATGCTACTTGTGCTGAAATTAATGGTAATGGTGAATCTGCTGTTTATATTCCACTCGATCGGCACGAACAATACTCCCCGGATATTCTGGAGGGCATGGAGCGTATGCCGCTGTTATGCCTCGATAATCTCGATGCTGTTGCTGGCAATCAGCTTTGGGAAGAATCACTGTTTAATTTGTTTAACCGCTGGAAAGAAACCAGCCGCGGCTCATTGATCATGTCTGCGACTACTGCACCGCGTAAATTAGGTCTTTGTTTGCCTGATTTAGCGTCGCGTCTGGATTGGGGCGTCTCATTTCAGTTACATGAGCTGGATGATGAAGGAAAATTGGGCGCCTTACAGTTACGCGCGGCATTACGTGGGTTCAAATTGCCTGTGGATGTGGGCCGTTTTTTATTGAATCGTTTATCGCGCGATATGCGGACATTACTGCAAGCGCTGGATACGCTGGACAATGCGTCGTTGCATGCCCAGCGTAAACTGACTATTCCTTTTATTAAGGAAGTATTGGAGCTCTAG
- a CDS encoding M48 family metalloprotease, whose translation MLYRRLKKLLLCFSTACCLIFSTLSHADSQLPDIGTAGVSALSVEQEVLYGKAFMRFARASLPIIDDPVLNEYINDLGLRLVSQANNVRFPFTFFLVKDDSINAAAFLGGRVKVHSGLFLHAETESELAGVLAHEISHVTQRHIARYMEDQAKSAPLSIAGLVGSIALAMLNPTAGAAAINTTMGLTVQNSINFTRDNEYEADRIGMALLYNAGFEPTGMMTFFQKLAAENRYSSKLPEMLLTHPITENRIAEARNRASSYRTRHLESSLDFLLAKVRIQAMYSNQSADGLLTFFEQQTGKNSENSAPWLAAQYGKALSLLQLNKIPEAGEVLTQLSKRKPDNLFFQDSLTDQEIAAQQFNAAISRLEQRNQSMPDNPVIIMNLANVYLKANKADASIRLLDQYTRNNPESSVAWQLLAEGYEQTANQAGFHQAQAEYLALRGEIDQATDQLHMARANTADNLSQARIDARIAELEEQKKVDNSLKR comes from the coding sequence GTGCTTTATCGTCGCCTGAAAAAACTACTGCTGTGTTTTAGCACCGCATGTTGCCTTATTTTTTCCACCTTATCACACGCTGACTCACAGTTACCTGATATCGGTACCGCCGGGGTTTCAGCCCTATCCGTCGAACAAGAAGTATTATATGGCAAAGCATTTATGCGTTTTGCCCGCGCGAGTTTACCCATCATCGATGATCCGGTGCTTAATGAATACATTAATGATCTGGGACTGCGACTGGTAAGCCAGGCCAATAACGTTCGCTTCCCTTTTACTTTTTTTCTGGTGAAAGACGATAGTATTAACGCCGCCGCCTTTCTTGGAGGCCGCGTAAAAGTACACAGCGGTTTATTTTTGCATGCAGAAACAGAAAGTGAACTGGCTGGCGTGTTAGCGCATGAAATAAGCCATGTCACCCAACGGCATATTGCCCGTTATATGGAAGACCAAGCTAAAAGCGCACCGCTGTCAATTGCCGGTTTAGTCGGCTCCATCGCACTAGCAATGCTGAACCCAACCGCTGGTGCTGCAGCTATCAACACAACGATGGGTTTAACGGTACAAAATTCGATTAACTTCACCCGTGATAATGAATATGAAGCCGATCGGATCGGCATGGCATTACTCTACAATGCTGGTTTTGAACCAACAGGCATGATGACGTTTTTCCAGAAACTTGCTGCCGAAAACCGTTATTCATCTAAATTACCCGAGATGCTGTTAACCCACCCTATCACTGAAAATCGTATTGCCGAGGCACGAAACCGGGCCAGCAGTTACCGTACACGTCATCTTGAATCTAGCTTAGATTTTTTACTGGCAAAAGTTCGGATCCAAGCGATGTACAGTAACCAGAGCGCAGATGGTTTACTGACATTCTTCGAACAACAAACTGGAAAAAACAGCGAAAATTCAGCTCCTTGGTTAGCGGCTCAGTATGGTAAAGCATTGTCATTGCTACAATTAAATAAGATACCCGAAGCGGGTGAAGTACTGACACAGCTGAGTAAGCGCAAACCCGATAACCTTTTCTTTCAAGATTCACTGACCGATCAGGAAATTGCGGCACAACAATTTAACGCGGCGATAAGTCGGCTGGAACAACGAAATCAAAGCATGCCGGATAACCCGGTCATCATCATGAATCTGGCGAATGTTTATCTGAAGGCGAACAAGGCTGATGCTTCGATTCGGTTGTTAGATCAATACACCCGTAATAATCCAGAATCATCGGTGGCATGGCAACTGCTGGCAGAAGGTTATGAACAAACCGCGAATCAAGCGGGTTTTCATCAAGCCCAGGCGGAATATTTAGCCTTGCGCGGTGAAATTGACCAAGCGACCGATCAACTACATATGGCGCGCGCAAACACAGCCGACAACTTAAGTCAGGCCCGGATTGACGCACGGATTGCTGAGTTAGAAGAGCAGAAAAAAGTGGATAACAGCCTGAAGCGCTAG
- a CDS encoding AI-2E family transporter — MLNVLLNWYRRRFSDPNAVTLFWLLVGGFAVIYFYGDILAPVLAALVIAYLLEWFVQRLIKIGLGRSSATTLVLLVFIGLMLLIGFGILPAVFRQGMTLVKAGPVMLANGTEYLKKLPQHYPDFFDASLVDSITAVIQDRLLNNSGVLVSFSFTSLMNIAVVLVYMVLVPLLIFFMLKDKDRLLLMLKRFLPNNRELANRVWLEMNDQITNYIRGKVIHILVVSAANYVVFAFMGINYALLLGISVGCSVLIPYIGAVAVTIPVTVVALFQWGLSSDFAYLMLAYAIVQTLDANILTPLLFSETMNLHPIAIILAVLVFGGLWGFWGVFFAIPLATLVKAVVNSWPGSTRPEASIGSY, encoded by the coding sequence ATGTTAAACGTATTATTAAATTGGTATCGTCGGCGCTTCTCGGATCCGAACGCGGTGACCTTGTTTTGGTTGTTGGTTGGTGGTTTTGCAGTTATCTATTTTTATGGTGATATTTTAGCGCCTGTTTTGGCTGCTTTGGTCATCGCTTATCTGCTGGAATGGTTTGTTCAACGTCTGATAAAAATAGGTCTTGGCCGAAGTAGTGCCACAACATTGGTGCTACTCGTCTTCATTGGACTTATGTTGTTAATCGGATTTGGTATTTTACCAGCGGTGTTCCGCCAAGGTATGACGTTGGTGAAAGCAGGGCCTGTGATGCTGGCTAATGGTACTGAGTACCTTAAAAAACTGCCGCAGCATTATCCCGATTTCTTTGATGCATCACTGGTTGATAGCATCACAGCCGTTATTCAAGACCGTTTGCTCAACAACAGTGGTGTGCTGGTTTCATTCTCTTTTACATCGTTGATGAATATTGCGGTTGTGCTGGTGTACATGGTGTTAGTACCGCTGTTAATTTTCTTTATGCTGAAAGATAAAGATCGTTTGTTGCTGATGTTGAAGCGTTTTTTGCCAAATAATCGGGAATTAGCGAACCGGGTTTGGCTGGAAATGAATGATCAGATCACCAATTATATCCGCGGCAAAGTTATTCATATTTTGGTAGTAAGTGCTGCAAATTACGTGGTATTTGCCTTTATGGGGATCAACTATGCGCTATTGCTAGGCATATCGGTTGGCTGTTCTGTCTTGATCCCGTATATCGGAGCGGTTGCCGTGACGATCCCAGTGACCGTGGTGGCCTTGTTCCAATGGGGCTTATCCTCTGATTTTGCTTATCTGATGTTAGCCTATGCCATTGTTCAAACGCTGGATGCAAACATTCTGACACCATTACTGTTTTCAGAAACGATGAATTTGCATCCGATAGCCATTATCTTAGCCGTATTGGTGTTCGGTGGGTTATGGGGATTCTGGGGCGTATTTTTTGCAATTCCACTTGCCACACTGGTTAAAGCGGTCGTGAACTCTTGGCCAGGAAGTACCCGACCAGAGGCATCGATAGGTTCGTATTAA
- a CDS encoding tetratricopeptide repeat protein, with amino-acid sequence MIVTITPENFRTELLDASRQKTVAVFFYADQLPECQSMGQQLEQLIGLANPMVTLARVDVADPQLQSLAVQLGLQALPAVVIFKNGQPADALIGPQDPAAVETMLAKYLPKEDDTLFAEGQQLLQNGDAGAAYAVLKKAQQLAPQRYEITTALADACVKSARLDEADELLNSIPNVYQDSAYQQVKSALDLAQQASDSPEIRALEAQLALEPENTQLKQDLAIQYSQAGRKQEALDMLFTILSRDLNFGEARKTYLDILATMGSDPLVSKYRKKLYTLLY; translated from the coding sequence ATGATCGTTACCATCACACCCGAAAATTTTCGTACCGAATTACTTGATGCATCCCGACAAAAGACCGTAGCCGTCTTCTTTTATGCTGATCAACTGCCGGAATGCCAGTCTATGGGGCAACAACTGGAACAATTGATTGGCCTAGCTAATCCGATGGTGACACTGGCAAGAGTCGATGTCGCAGACCCACAGTTACAATCGTTAGCGGTACAACTTGGCCTACAGGCGCTGCCTGCCGTGGTGATCTTCAAAAATGGACAACCTGCTGACGCATTAATAGGCCCACAAGACCCAGCAGCAGTAGAAACTATGCTGGCTAAATATCTGCCGAAAGAAGACGATACGTTATTCGCGGAAGGCCAACAGTTATTACAAAATGGTGATGCGGGTGCCGCGTATGCGGTGTTAAAAAAAGCCCAGCAACTGGCCCCACAGCGTTATGAAATCACCACAGCACTTGCAGATGCTTGCGTAAAATCAGCTCGCCTAGATGAAGCAGACGAGCTATTAAACAGCATTCCCAATGTCTATCAAGATTCGGCCTATCAGCAAGTGAAATCAGCTTTAGACTTAGCGCAACAAGCGTCTGACAGCCCAGAAATAAGAGCGCTGGAAGCGCAACTCGCTTTAGAGCCAGAAAATACACAACTCAAGCAAGATTTGGCCATTCAATACAGTCAGGCTGGACGTAAACAAGAAGCGCTGGACATGTTGTTTACCATCTTAAGTCGTGATTTGAATTTTGGTGAAGCCAGAAAAACCTACTTGGATATTTTAGCCACCATGGGTAGCGATCCATTGGTATCTAAATACCGGAAAAAACTCTACACGCTGCTCTACTAA